A single window of Agromyces aureus DNA harbors:
- the glgB gene encoding 1,4-alpha-glucan branching protein GlgB: MPQTGPSVADDVLLAVAEGRYADPHSVLGQHPVPVDPGRADAAATAIRTLRPLADAVEAVFADAPALPLAHIGHGVWAGVADGVPRDYLIRAVYGEDDWTSDEPYRFAPSIGELDLHLIGEGRHEELWRVLGAHHREHWGITGAVTGTSFTVWAPRAQAVRVVGGFNRWDGTTHAMRSMGSSGVWELFVPDVEAGSTYKFEIRTASGEWIMKADPMARQAEIAPATGSIVSTTSHEWGDGEWMSRRTRTNVHESPMSIYEMHFGSWRPGRSYRDVADELIEYLGWLGYTHVEFMPLAEHPFGGSWGYQVTGYYAVTSRFGSPDDLKYLIDRLHQAGYGVIMDWVPGHFPKDEWALARFDGEALYEHPDPRRGEQKDWGTYVFDFGNPRVRNFLVANALFWLEEMHIDGLRVDAVASMIYLDYSRADGEWEPNIHGGREHLEAIGFLQEATATAYKRNPGVVMIAEESTSFPGVTAATSSGGLGFGYKWNMGWMHDTLQYISKDPMYRSHHHHDLTFSFLYAFSEHFVLPISHDEVVHGKGSLVRKMPGDHWQQLANVRAYLSFMWAHPGKQLLFMGQEFGQLSEWSEERGLDWWILEQPSHKQLAEFVGALNRTYREQAALWQLDDDSAGFEWIEGGASHLNVVAFLRYDREHRPLLCIVNFAGVPHEHVRLGLPVTGRWREILNSDAEQWGGSGVGNLGGVDATATPWAGRPASAEFTLPPLGAVWFTLE; encoded by the coding sequence ATGCCGCAGACGGGCCCCTCCGTCGCCGACGACGTGCTGCTGGCCGTCGCCGAGGGCCGGTACGCCGACCCGCATTCGGTGCTGGGGCAGCACCCGGTCCCGGTCGATCCGGGGCGGGCGGATGCCGCGGCCACCGCGATCCGGACGCTCAGGCCGCTCGCCGACGCGGTCGAGGCGGTCTTCGCCGACGCGCCCGCGCTGCCGCTCGCGCACATCGGGCACGGCGTCTGGGCCGGCGTCGCCGACGGCGTCCCGCGCGACTACCTGATCCGCGCCGTCTACGGCGAGGACGACTGGACGAGCGACGAGCCGTACCGCTTCGCGCCGAGCATCGGCGAGCTCGACCTGCACCTCATCGGCGAGGGTCGCCACGAGGAGCTCTGGCGCGTGCTCGGCGCCCATCACCGCGAGCACTGGGGCATCACCGGCGCCGTGACCGGCACGTCGTTCACGGTCTGGGCGCCGCGTGCGCAGGCCGTTCGCGTGGTCGGCGGGTTCAACCGCTGGGACGGCACGACGCACGCCATGCGCAGCATGGGGTCGTCGGGCGTCTGGGAACTGTTCGTTCCCGACGTCGAGGCGGGCTCCACGTACAAGTTCGAGATCCGCACCGCATCGGGCGAGTGGATCATGAAGGCCGACCCGATGGCGAGGCAGGCCGAGATCGCGCCCGCGACGGGCTCGATCGTGTCGACCACCTCGCACGAGTGGGGCGACGGCGAATGGATGTCGCGGCGGACCCGCACCAACGTGCACGAATCCCCCATGAGCATCTACGAGATGCACTTCGGTTCGTGGCGCCCAGGACGTTCGTACCGCGATGTCGCCGACGAGCTCATCGAGTACCTGGGCTGGCTGGGCTACACGCACGTGGAGTTCATGCCCCTCGCGGAGCATCCCTTCGGAGGGTCCTGGGGCTACCAGGTCACCGGCTACTACGCCGTCACGAGCCGATTCGGCTCCCCCGACGACCTCAAGTACCTGATCGATCGCCTGCACCAGGCGGGCTACGGCGTGATCATGGACTGGGTGCCGGGCCACTTCCCGAAAGACGAGTGGGCGCTCGCCCGCTTCGACGGCGAGGCGCTCTACGAGCACCCCGACCCCCGCCGCGGCGAGCAGAAGGACTGGGGCACCTACGTCTTCGACTTCGGCAACCCGCGCGTGCGCAACTTCCTCGTCGCGAACGCCCTGTTCTGGCTCGAGGAGATGCACATCGACGGCCTCCGCGTCGACGCCGTGGCCTCCATGATCTACCTCGACTACTCGCGCGCCGACGGCGAATGGGAACCGAACATCCACGGCGGACGCGAGCATCTCGAGGCCATCGGGTTCCTCCAGGAGGCGACGGCGACCGCGTACAAGCGCAACCCGGGCGTCGTGATGATCGCCGAGGAGTCGACGTCGTTCCCCGGGGTGACCGCGGCCACGTCCAGCGGCGGTCTCGGCTTCGGCTACAAGTGGAACATGGGCTGGATGCACGACACCCTGCAGTACATCTCGAAAGACCCGATGTACCGCTCGCACCACCATCACGACCTCACCTTCTCGTTCCTCTACGCGTTCAGCGAGCACTTCGTGCTGCCGATCAGCCACGACGAGGTCGTGCACGGCAAGGGCTCGCTCGTCCGCAAGATGCCGGGCGACCACTGGCAGCAGCTGGCGAACGTGCGCGCCTACCTCTCGTTCATGTGGGCGCACCCCGGCAAGCAGCTGCTCTTCATGGGTCAGGAGTTCGGCCAGCTCTCCGAGTGGAGCGAGGAGCGGGGTCTCGACTGGTGGATCCTCGAGCAGCCCAGCCACAAGCAGCTCGCCGAGTTCGTGGGTGCCCTCAACCGCACCTATCGCGAACAGGCCGCGCTCTGGCAGCTCGACGACGACTCCGCGGGCTTCGAGTGGATCGAGGGCGGTGCCTCGCACCTGAACGTCGTCGCGTTCCTGCGCTACGACCGCGAACACCGACCGCTGCTCTGCATCGTGAACTTCGCGGGCGTGCCGCACGAGCACGTCCGACTCGGGCTGCCCGTCACGGGCCGCTGGCGCGAGATCCTGAACTCGGATGCCGAGCAGTGGGGCGGCTCCGGCGTCGGGAACCTCGGCGGGGTGGACGCCACGGCGACGCCCTGGGCCGGCCGACCGGCCTCGGCCGAATTCACGCTGCCACCGCTCGGCGCCGTCTGGTTCACGCTCGAATGA
- a CDS encoding maltotransferase domain-containing protein, with product MCERGGTPADAFRATVVHVSTRTVRAGRIPVTRLSPAAPDDRWHPKAFDGEVVPFRANVFREGHDQVGAMLVITAPSGVERRERMTLIAPGTDRWQAEVMLDEVGEWHWFVTGFDDEIGTWLHDAALKIDAGVDVELMFEIGARLLDRAVADRSRPAPARKRLTAIAAHLRDPAASVSTRRALIDDDAFSEFDTRPLALLASDSDEHTILVERRRAGVGSWYEFFPRSEGARRQRNGVWKSGTFRSAIKRLDGVAAMGFDVLYLPPIHPIGVTNRKGPNNTLDPAPGDPGSPWAIGGPGADGAPGGHDAVHPDLGTLADFRAFVRRANALGIEVALDLALQASPDHPWVAEHPEWFTVLPDGSIRFAENPPKKYQDIYPVNFDLDPEGIFVEVERIVRHWMKQGVRIFRVDNPHTKPLAFWERLIGAINATDPDVVFLAEAFTRPSMMQALAMVGFQQSYSYFTWRNTKEELEEFLTSVSQQTADFMRPNLFVNTPDILTEYLQFGGPAAFTVRATIAATAAPNWGVYSGFELFESVARPGAEEAIDNEKFEYKPRDFAAAEAEGRSLGLYLGILNGIRSAHPALGQLRNIRFHTSDDDAVVVYSKHLEGRFTPDGVDDTIIVIANVDPHSVRETTVHLDLESIGLAPGARFTVEDLVTGHRWEWGDANYVRLDAFTRPAHVLHVVRVPNA from the coding sequence ATGTGTGAACGTGGGGGCACCCCTGCGGACGCATTCCGCGCTACGGTCGTTCACGTGAGCACCCGTACCGTTCGCGCCGGACGTATCCCCGTCACCCGGCTCTCCCCCGCAGCGCCCGACGACCGATGGCACCCGAAGGCGTTCGACGGCGAGGTCGTGCCCTTCCGGGCGAACGTGTTCCGCGAAGGCCACGACCAGGTCGGCGCGATGCTCGTGATCACCGCGCCCTCCGGCGTCGAGCGGCGCGAGCGCATGACGCTCATCGCGCCGGGCACCGACCGGTGGCAGGCCGAGGTCATGCTCGACGAGGTCGGCGAATGGCACTGGTTCGTCACGGGCTTCGACGACGAGATCGGCACCTGGCTCCACGACGCCGCCCTGAAGATCGATGCCGGGGTCGACGTCGAGCTCATGTTCGAGATCGGTGCGCGCCTGCTCGACCGGGCCGTCGCCGACCGGTCGCGCCCCGCCCCCGCCCGCAAGCGCCTGACGGCGATCGCCGCGCACCTGCGCGACCCCGCGGCATCCGTCTCGACGCGTCGCGCGCTGATCGACGACGACGCGTTCAGCGAGTTCGACACCCGGCCGCTCGCCCTGCTCGCGAGCGACTCCGACGAGCACACGATCCTCGTCGAGCGCCGGCGAGCGGGCGTCGGCTCGTGGTACGAGTTCTTCCCGCGCTCCGAGGGCGCGCGACGCCAGAGGAACGGCGTCTGGAAGTCGGGCACGTTCCGCTCCGCGATCAAGCGGCTCGACGGCGTCGCGGCCATGGGCTTCGACGTGCTCTACCTGCCGCCGATCCACCCGATCGGCGTGACGAACCGCAAGGGGCCGAACAACACGCTCGACCCCGCGCCGGGCGACCCCGGCTCCCCCTGGGCGATCGGCGGCCCCGGTGCCGACGGCGCGCCGGGCGGCCACGATGCCGTGCACCCCGACCTCGGCACGCTGGCCGACTTCCGCGCCTTCGTCCGGCGCGCGAACGCGCTCGGCATCGAGGTCGCGCTCGACCTCGCGCTGCAGGCCTCCCCCGATCACCCCTGGGTGGCCGAGCACCCCGAGTGGTTCACGGTGCTGCCCGACGGCAGCATCCGCTTCGCCGAGAACCCGCCGAAGAAGTACCAGGACATCTACCCGGTGAACTTCGACCTCGACCCCGAGGGCATCTTCGTCGAGGTCGAGCGCATCGTGCGCCACTGGATGAAGCAGGGCGTGCGCATCTTCCGCGTCGACAACCCGCACACCAAGCCGCTCGCGTTCTGGGAGCGGCTCATCGGGGCGATCAACGCGACCGACCCCGACGTCGTCTTCCTCGCCGAGGCGTTCACCCGCCCGTCGATGATGCAGGCGCTCGCGATGGTCGGGTTCCAGCAGTCCTACTCGTACTTCACGTGGCGCAACACGAAGGAGGAGCTCGAGGAGTTCCTCACGAGCGTGTCGCAGCAGACTGCCGACTTCATGCGCCCGAACCTGTTCGTGAACACTCCCGACATCCTCACCGAGTACCTCCAGTTCGGCGGGCCGGCCGCGTTCACGGTGCGCGCGACGATCGCCGCGACCGCCGCGCCCAACTGGGGCGTCTACTCGGGCTTCGAGCTCTTCGAGTCCGTCGCCCGCCCGGGCGCCGAAGAGGCCATCGACAACGAGAAGTTCGAGTACAAGCCGCGCGACTTCGCCGCAGCGGAGGCCGAGGGCCGCTCGCTCGGGCTGTACCTCGGCATCCTGAACGGCATCCGTTCCGCTCACCCCGCGCTCGGGCAGCTGCGCAACATCCGGTTCCACACCAGCGACGACGATGCGGTGGTCGTCTACTCGAAGCATCTCGAGGGCCGTTTCACGCCCGATGGCGTCGACGACACGATCATCGTCATCGCGAACGTGGACCCGCATTCCGTGAGGGAGACCACCGTGCACCTCGACCTCGAGTCCATCGGCCTCGCGCCGGGCGCGCGCTTCACCGTCGAAGACCTCGTCACGGGACACCGCTGGGAGTGGGGCGACGCGAACTACGTGCGCCTCGATGCGTTCACGCGCCCGGCCCACGTGCTGCACGTCGTGCGGGTGCCCAATGCCTGA